One Microbacterium sp. W4I20 DNA window includes the following coding sequences:
- a CDS encoding cupin domain-containing protein has translation MTDVIVDDRQVTVDTAEIERRTIRRTDWVPCNSAFIDCRTPGSDRKENYAFIGAGVSQNANQYVNLEENHGFNTGAAGMPNGISNNLHLHFTAEVFINLGGEFRLRWGVDGKQGEYISHDGDIVTIPTWIFRGFTNEGPDEGILYTVLGRDDNGGIIWGPSVLREAESYGLHLTADNQLIDTVAGDVLPDDVALITPMKQHYIDELTEYTVEDMRSRVIQPGDRKYSKAALLCAAVDGGRVELATAIGYGMSENRRQVPNVHEPHSFNLAWVKAEAGQGVLRHRHDKTQALLFKTGRWEVTLNDDSTTTVNLGAGDAFSVPEGAWRSYRCVEGDETGSGTVLVINGGDDRVYLEWAPEVVEAAAAADWTIDPNGYLAPLGVMVTATEDD, from the coding sequence ATGACTGACGTCATCGTCGACGACCGACAGGTCACCGTCGACACGGCCGAGATCGAACGACGGACGATCCGCCGCACGGACTGGGTCCCCTGCAACTCGGCATTCATCGACTGCCGCACCCCCGGTTCCGACCGCAAGGAGAACTACGCGTTCATCGGCGCGGGTGTCTCGCAGAACGCGAACCAGTACGTGAACCTCGAGGAGAACCACGGGTTCAACACCGGCGCGGCCGGCATGCCCAACGGCATCTCGAACAACCTGCACCTGCACTTCACCGCCGAGGTCTTCATCAACCTCGGAGGCGAGTTCCGCCTGCGGTGGGGCGTCGACGGCAAGCAGGGCGAATACATCAGCCACGACGGCGACATCGTGACCATTCCCACGTGGATCTTCCGCGGCTTCACGAACGAGGGACCGGACGAGGGCATCCTCTACACGGTGCTCGGTCGCGACGACAACGGCGGCATCATCTGGGGCCCCTCGGTGCTCCGCGAGGCAGAGTCGTACGGCCTGCACCTCACGGCCGACAACCAGCTGATCGACACGGTCGCCGGTGACGTGCTCCCTGACGATGTGGCGCTCATCACGCCGATGAAGCAGCACTACATCGACGAGCTGACCGAGTACACGGTCGAGGACATGCGCTCGCGCGTCATCCAGCCGGGCGACCGCAAGTACTCGAAGGCCGCGCTGCTGTGCGCCGCCGTCGACGGCGGCCGCGTCGAGCTCGCCACCGCGATCGGCTACGGCATGAGCGAGAACCGCCGCCAGGTGCCGAACGTGCACGAGCCCCACTCGTTCAACCTCGCGTGGGTCAAGGCCGAGGCGGGTCAGGGCGTGCTCCGTCACCGCCACGACAAGACGCAGGCGCTGCTGTTCAAGACCGGTCGCTGGGAGGTCACGCTCAACGATGACTCCACGACGACCGTCAACCTCGGCGCCGGTGACGCGTTCTCCGTGCCCGAGGGCGCGTGGCGCTCGTACCGCTGCGTCGAGGGCGATGAGACCGGCTCCGGCACGGTGCTCGTGATCAACGGCGGCGACGACCGCGTCTACCTCGAGTGGGCCCCGGAGGTCGTCGAGGCGGCTGCCGCGGCCGACTGGACGATCGACCCGAACGGATACCTCGCGCCGCTCGGCGTGATGGTCACCGCGACCGAAGACGACTGA
- a CDS encoding ester cyclase — protein MPLDPVAYLPYKDPDDFIREVTDLIWVDRSIHYIRENYEPDSIVHGAYGTSTTRDEVIEGTLMRISSTPDRTGQAADVIWEARGDDAFLSSHLVLSGYLQGSTHSYTIANCLYRKGRMVEEWVVRDSLASALELGADVDELARAQAFRGYTGSWTEPAPSDVIAKGDSGVRPDDHRSEVETVIDMIQTIWNDRDLQKVEKYFHRDLVLQTIGNKVIIRPEGYRRALLHFLESFPGGQFEIRDIQTNYDVRYAGLRVAVTWKFVGDYNGKPNYGPLTGKPVDVLGISQFTFHNGALVKEVRLWDDIALRAQIAGMRGDEPVGPTNIY, from the coding sequence GTGCCTCTCGATCCGGTCGCCTACCTGCCGTACAAGGACCCCGATGACTTCATCCGTGAAGTCACCGACCTGATCTGGGTGGATCGGTCGATCCACTACATCCGTGAGAACTACGAACCGGATTCCATCGTGCACGGCGCCTACGGCACCTCCACGACCCGCGACGAGGTCATCGAGGGCACGCTCATGCGCATCTCGTCGACCCCCGACCGCACCGGCCAGGCCGCCGACGTGATCTGGGAGGCGCGCGGAGACGACGCGTTCCTCAGCTCGCACCTCGTGCTCTCCGGTTACCTGCAGGGCTCGACCCACAGCTACACGATCGCCAACTGCCTGTACCGCAAGGGCCGCATGGTCGAGGAGTGGGTCGTCCGCGACTCCCTCGCCAGCGCACTGGAGCTCGGCGCCGACGTCGACGAGCTCGCGCGGGCACAGGCCTTCCGCGGTTACACGGGCTCCTGGACCGAACCCGCTCCCTCCGACGTCATCGCGAAGGGCGACTCGGGTGTTCGCCCCGACGATCACCGCTCCGAGGTCGAGACGGTCATCGACATGATCCAGACCATCTGGAACGACCGCGACCTGCAGAAGGTGGAGAAGTACTTCCACCGCGACCTCGTGCTCCAGACCATCGGCAACAAGGTCATCATCCGTCCCGAGGGCTACCGCCGCGCTCTGCTGCACTTCCTCGAGTCGTTCCCCGGCGGGCAGTTCGAGATCCGCGACATCCAGACCAACTACGACGTGCGCTACGCCGGCCTCCGGGTCGCGGTGACGTGGAAGTTCGTCGGCGACTACAACGGCAAGCCGAACTACGGTCCGCTCACCGGCAAGCCCGTCGACGTGCTCGGCATCTCGCAGTTCACCTTCCACAACGGCGCCCTCGTCAAGGAGGTGCGCCTGTGGGACGACATCGCCCTCCGGGCACAGATCGCCGGCATGCGCGGCGACGAGCCGGTCGGCCCCACCAACATCTACTGA
- a CDS encoding LacI family DNA-binding transcriptional regulator, with amino-acid sequence MVVTSRDVARLAGVSQPTVSRALRDDSRVSEATKVRVREAAQLLGYVPSEAGRALSSGRTRRIGLLLTDLDNQFYSHIIAPVHRELEALGYQLMLHTETADNDTIVERLLANGLDGLILATTTVESAAPLRLKDRGLPFVYFNRTGSLIEADATVVDPVPGYQQAVDRAVELGHRRIGAVLGPSNTSTAQAREAALRAALVSHGLSLAEADTRRVPYSADEGEAAASALLQGEDRPTLLFCGNDVVAYGVLNAAHRAGLRVPEDLSVIGFDDLPEAAWPIVDLATVGYDIAGMAAAAADLIVRRIEDRTAPIENTRFVSAFVPRRSLAAAHAG; translated from the coding sequence ATGGTCGTCACGAGTCGCGATGTCGCACGTCTGGCGGGGGTGTCGCAGCCGACGGTCTCCCGGGCGCTCCGCGACGATTCCCGCGTGTCCGAGGCCACCAAGGTGCGCGTCCGAGAAGCGGCGCAGCTGCTCGGGTATGTGCCGAGCGAGGCCGGCCGGGCGCTGTCCTCGGGGCGCACGCGCCGCATCGGCCTGCTGCTGACCGACCTCGACAACCAGTTCTACTCGCACATCATCGCGCCGGTCCATCGCGAGCTCGAGGCACTCGGCTACCAGCTCATGTTGCACACCGAGACCGCCGACAACGACACCATCGTGGAGCGGCTGCTCGCCAACGGGCTCGACGGACTGATCCTCGCGACGACGACCGTGGAATCGGCGGCTCCCCTGCGCCTCAAGGACCGCGGCCTGCCGTTCGTGTACTTCAACCGGACCGGGTCGCTGATCGAGGCCGACGCGACCGTGGTCGATCCGGTGCCCGGCTATCAGCAGGCCGTGGATCGTGCCGTCGAGCTGGGGCACCGCCGCATCGGCGCCGTCCTCGGCCCCAGTAACACGAGCACGGCGCAGGCCCGCGAGGCCGCACTGCGCGCCGCCTTGGTCTCGCACGGCCTGTCGCTCGCCGAAGCCGACACCCGTCGGGTGCCGTACAGCGCCGACGAGGGCGAGGCCGCGGCATCCGCTCTCCTGCAGGGCGAAGATCGCCCGACGCTGCTGTTCTGCGGCAATGATGTTGTCGCCTACGGCGTGCTGAACGCCGCGCATAGGGCGGGACTGCGCGTGCCGGAAGATCTCTCGGTCATCGGCTTCGACGATCTCCCCGAGGCGGCCTGGCCGATCGTCGATCTCGCCACGGTCGGCTACGACATCGCCGGCATGGCGGCGGCCGCCGCCGACCTCATCGTGCGGCGCATCGAGGACCGCACGGCGCCGATCGAGAACACGCGCTTCGTGTCGGCGTTCGTGCCGCGGCGCAGCCTCGCCGCCGCGCACGCCGGCTGA
- the hisD gene encoding histidinol dehydrogenase codes for MPLHLKSAPTKTFADTAQQDVAERVRGIIGDIRENGDAAVRQYAEQFDKSSRESYRLTDAEIEEIIGTLSPQVIQDIEFVQNQVRRFAQAQRDSLVDIEVETLPGVFLGQKHVPVQAAGAYIPGGKYPLTASAHMTIITAKVAGVPRVVACTPPIRGEIPAATIAAMKMAGADEIYLLGGVQAVAAMAVGTDSIERVNMIAGPGNAYVAEAKRQLFGEVGIDLFAGPTEILIVADEHADPFFTAVDLLSQAEHGPDSPAVLVTTSQSLAEEVMDWIEKILPGMPTRDYAGPAWRDWGQVIVADDLDEAYRIADEFAFEHVQIFTENPREALTKMHDYGALFLGENTCVSYGDKVIGTNHVLPTLGAARYTGGLWVGKYLRTVTYQEVQNTESSAELGAVCGRAARVELFEGHARSGDARAWRHAGTEFAWIDESHAAVASGAVTDAR; via the coding sequence ATGCCCCTGCACCTCAAGTCCGCGCCGACGAAGACGTTCGCGGACACCGCGCAGCAGGACGTCGCCGAGCGCGTCCGCGGGATCATCGGAGACATCCGCGAGAACGGCGACGCCGCCGTGCGTCAGTACGCCGAGCAGTTCGACAAGTCGAGCCGTGAGTCCTACCGTCTGACGGATGCCGAGATCGAGGAGATCATCGGCACCCTCTCGCCCCAGGTGATCCAGGACATCGAGTTCGTGCAGAACCAGGTCCGCCGCTTCGCCCAGGCGCAGCGCGACTCCCTCGTCGACATCGAGGTCGAGACCCTCCCCGGCGTCTTCCTCGGTCAGAAGCACGTGCCCGTGCAGGCTGCGGGCGCCTACATCCCCGGCGGAAAGTACCCGCTGACGGCATCCGCCCACATGACGATCATCACCGCCAAGGTCGCCGGTGTCCCGCGCGTCGTCGCGTGCACCCCGCCGATCCGCGGCGAGATCCCCGCCGCCACCATCGCCGCCATGAAGATGGCCGGAGCCGATGAGATCTACCTCCTCGGCGGAGTCCAGGCCGTCGCCGCCATGGCCGTCGGCACCGACTCCATCGAACGCGTGAACATGATCGCCGGTCCCGGCAACGCCTACGTCGCCGAGGCCAAGCGCCAGCTGTTCGGCGAGGTCGGCATCGACCTGTTCGCCGGCCCCACCGAGATCCTCATCGTCGCCGACGAGCACGCCGATCCGTTCTTCACCGCCGTCGACCTGCTCTCGCAGGCCGAGCACGGCCCCGACTCCCCCGCCGTGCTCGTCACGACGTCGCAGTCGCTGGCCGAAGAGGTCATGGACTGGATCGAGAAGATCCTTCCCGGCATGCCCACCCGCGACTACGCCGGTCCTGCCTGGCGCGACTGGGGCCAGGTCATCGTCGCCGACGACCTCGACGAGGCCTACCGTATCGCCGACGAGTTCGCGTTCGAGCACGTGCAGATCTTCACCGAGAACCCGCGCGAAGCGCTCACTAAGATGCATGACTACGGCGCGCTCTTCCTCGGCGAGAACACCTGCGTCTCTTACGGCGACAAGGTCATCGGCACCAACCACGTGCTCCCGACCCTCGGCGCCGCCCGCTACACCGGCGGCCTCTGGGTGGGCAAGTACCTGCGCACCGTGACCTACCAGGAGGTGCAGAACACGGAGTCGTCGGCCGAGCTCGGCGCCGTCTGCGGCCGCGCCGCCCGCGTCGAGCTGTTCGAGGGCCACGCCCGCTCCGGCGACGCGCGTGCCTGGCGTCACGCCGGCACCGAGTTCGCGTGGATCGACGAGAGCCACGCCGCGGTCGCCTCCGGTGCGGTGACGGACGCACGATGA
- a CDS encoding SDR family NAD(P)-dependent oxidoreductase gives MTDLTGRTAVVTGGGSGLGAAIARALHASGAEVVVVGRDERKLAAVTAELGDRARSLACDVSDPASVDALREALSGTEVSILVNNAGIAGPVAALTDISVDDWDEVFDVNVRGTFLLCKALLPGMIERGDGDVINIASVSGKRPLAHRTPYCASKMAVIGLTSTLAFEVGPAGVRVNSLSPGPVQGPRMERNFRLEAERSGTSVDDAEQVFVSRAALGRMITEEEVGAAVIAMLAMPGMCGADVDLSAGMVA, from the coding sequence ATGACCGACCTCACCGGTCGCACCGCGGTCGTCACCGGCGGCGGCAGCGGACTCGGGGCGGCGATCGCCCGTGCGCTGCACGCCTCCGGCGCCGAGGTCGTGGTGGTCGGCCGCGACGAGCGGAAGCTCGCTGCGGTCACCGCCGAGCTCGGCGATCGAGCGCGGAGCCTGGCGTGCGACGTGTCGGATCCGGCATCCGTCGACGCCCTGCGCGAGGCGCTGTCCGGCACCGAGGTCTCGATCCTCGTGAACAACGCAGGCATCGCCGGCCCGGTGGCCGCACTCACCGACATCTCGGTCGACGACTGGGACGAGGTGTTCGACGTGAACGTGCGCGGCACCTTCCTGCTCTGCAAGGCGCTGCTGCCCGGCATGATCGAGCGCGGCGACGGCGACGTCATCAACATCGCGTCGGTGTCGGGCAAGCGCCCGCTCGCGCACCGCACCCCCTACTGCGCGTCGAAGATGGCCGTGATCGGACTCACCTCGACGCTCGCGTTCGAGGTCGGCCCCGCGGGCGTCCGCGTGAACTCGCTCTCCCCCGGGCCGGTGCAGGGACCGCGGATGGAGCGGAACTTCCGCCTCGAGGCCGAACGCTCGGGCACCAGCGTCGACGACGCCGAGCAGGTCTTCGTGTCCCGCGCGGCGCTCGGGCGCATGATCACCGAGGAGGAGGTGGGCGCCGCCGTCATCGCGATGCTGGCCATGCCGGGGATGTGCGGAGCCGACGTCGACCTGTCCGCCGGTATGGTCGCCTGA
- a CDS encoding HpcH/HpaI aldolase/citrate lyase family protein, with amino-acid sequence MTSLRARAHAGEKLLGALLRMPSEELVEMLAVAEFDFVLIDCEHGPADITALRNHIALAAVHGVPVIVRVGENDRGQILRVLDQGAEGILMPHLDTAADAAALVDASLYPPVGNRGFATYSRAGRFGEVAPADHLAWYLENTLVLGMIESPGGVASVEAIVSTPRLDGIMVGPADLAASSGPDDQPVPEAIAAVHSALAAAGSLRMDIVGTRDAAAASFAAGADLVVYNLASSLMRHLRDLASPER; translated from the coding sequence ATGACGTCGTTGCGCGCGCGGGCCCATGCCGGGGAGAAACTGCTCGGCGCCCTGCTGCGGATGCCGTCGGAGGAGCTCGTCGAGATGCTCGCGGTCGCCGAGTTCGACTTCGTGCTCATCGACTGCGAGCACGGGCCCGCGGACATCACGGCGCTCCGGAACCACATCGCCCTCGCGGCGGTGCACGGCGTGCCGGTGATCGTGCGGGTCGGCGAGAACGACCGGGGGCAGATCCTGCGCGTGCTCGACCAGGGCGCCGAAGGCATCCTGATGCCGCACCTCGACACCGCAGCGGATGCCGCGGCGCTCGTTGACGCGTCGCTGTACCCGCCGGTCGGCAACCGCGGCTTCGCGACCTACAGCCGGGCCGGTCGCTTCGGCGAGGTGGCGCCCGCCGACCACCTCGCCTGGTATCTCGAGAACACCCTGGTGCTCGGAATGATCGAGTCTCCCGGCGGAGTCGCGAGCGTCGAGGCGATCGTGTCGACGCCCCGGCTCGACGGGATCATGGTCGGACCGGCGGATCTCGCCGCGAGCTCGGGCCCCGACGATCAACCGGTGCCCGAGGCGATCGCGGCCGTGCACTCGGCCCTGGCTGCGGCCGGTTCGCTGCGGATGGACATCGTCGGTACGCGCGACGCGGCCGCGGCATCCTTCGCCGCCGGCGCCGACCTGGTCGTCTACAACCTCGCGTCGTCACTCATGCGGCACCTGCGGGATCTCGCCTCGCCGGAGCGCTGA
- a CDS encoding alpha/beta fold hydrolase, giving the protein MPTLVLLAGMNCTADLWADAGLDRAVQPVLDRPAISLQVTALLASLPERFVLVGHSLGAIVAMNVALAAPERVAGLCLVSTNAKAPTDAQRAAWQEWLDALDAGTDARELQSRILPALLGADAVRDRPDLIERTLAMGTATGTARLRAQLQLQLDRGDLLGLLPQVSAPTLVVSGLDDVITPPHFHTEIVTQMPDARLVSLDAGHLLPLERPQAFGSLLRSWQTQLADAAAGASRR; this is encoded by the coding sequence ATGCCGACGCTGGTCCTGCTCGCCGGCATGAACTGCACCGCCGATCTGTGGGCGGATGCCGGACTCGACAGGGCGGTCCAGCCGGTGCTGGACCGCCCCGCCATCTCTCTGCAGGTCACGGCCCTGCTGGCGTCGCTGCCCGAGCGGTTCGTGCTCGTCGGGCATTCGCTCGGGGCCATCGTCGCGATGAACGTCGCGCTCGCGGCGCCCGAGCGGGTGGCGGGGCTCTGCCTCGTGTCGACCAACGCGAAGGCGCCGACGGATGCCCAGCGTGCGGCGTGGCAGGAGTGGCTCGATGCGCTCGACGCGGGGACGGATGCTCGTGAGCTGCAGTCCCGCATCCTGCCGGCGCTGCTCGGGGCGGATGCCGTGCGCGATCGCCCCGACCTGATCGAGCGGACGCTGGCGATGGGCACCGCGACCGGCACGGCGCGGTTGCGGGCCCAGCTGCAGCTGCAGCTCGACCGTGGCGACCTGCTCGGGCTGCTGCCGCAGGTGTCCGCACCGACGCTGGTGGTGTCGGGGCTCGACGATGTGATCACGCCGCCGCACTTCCACACCGAGATCGTCACGCAGATGCCCGACGCGCGGCTCGTGTCCCTCGACGCCGGGCACCTGCTGCCGCTCGAACGCCCGCAGGCCTTCGGCTCACTGCTGCGGTCGTGGCAGACGCAGCTGGCGGATGCCGCGGCGGGGGCGTCGCGGCGCTGA
- a CDS encoding carbohydrate ABC transporter permease: MSLTSAELSTRAIVTKGAPKRKRRGVNRPPVITGLLLAILCVVVLSPFIWMTLSVTKPTDVAFSNPPVLWDYQPTLQAFVDLWETTYFSDYLINTLVVAVVSTVIALAIGIPAAYALSRFPSYVSAILLVLALIFRALPRFAVVLPMYDISRALGIYDTTFALAIALVAINQPFTIWLLRNFFAEIPKELDEAAMIDGCTRIGMLRRVMIPLMGPGILTAGIFVFLFAFQEYLTALVLTDTSSKTVPVFIATQLGQTLPMLQQAGAASMLLTIPVFVIAFVAQKYLVAGLADGAVKG, translated from the coding sequence ATGAGTCTCACCTCCGCAGAACTCTCGACGAGGGCCATCGTCACCAAGGGCGCACCGAAGCGCAAGCGTCGCGGCGTCAACCGCCCACCGGTCATCACGGGCCTCCTGCTCGCCATCCTCTGCGTCGTGGTGCTGAGCCCGTTCATCTGGATGACGCTCTCGGTCACCAAGCCCACCGACGTCGCGTTCTCGAACCCCCCTGTGCTCTGGGACTACCAGCCCACGCTGCAGGCGTTCGTCGACCTGTGGGAGACCACGTACTTCTCCGACTACCTGATCAACACCCTGGTCGTCGCGGTGGTCTCCACGGTCATCGCCCTCGCGATCGGCATCCCGGCCGCCTACGCGCTGTCGCGGTTCCCGAGCTACGTGTCGGCGATTCTGCTGGTGCTCGCGCTCATCTTCCGCGCGCTGCCCCGCTTCGCGGTGGTCCTGCCGATGTACGACATCAGCCGGGCGCTCGGCATCTACGACACCACGTTCGCGCTTGCGATCGCCCTCGTCGCGATCAACCAGCCGTTCACGATCTGGCTGCTGCGCAACTTCTTCGCCGAGATCCCCAAGGAGCTCGACGAGGCGGCCATGATCGACGGCTGCACGAGGATCGGGATGCTGCGCCGTGTCATGATCCCGCTGATGGGTCCCGGCATCCTGACCGCCGGCATCTTCGTGTTCCTGTTCGCATTCCAGGAGTACCTGACGGCGCTCGTGCTCACTGACACCTCGTCGAAGACGGTGCCGGTGTTCATCGCCACGCAACTCGGGCAGACGCTGCCGATGCTGCAACAGGCGGGAGCAGCGTCCATGCTGCTCACGATCCCCGTGTTCGTGATCGCGTTCGTCGCGCAGAAATATCTTGTCGCAGGACTCGCAGACGGCGCCGTCAAGGGCTGA
- a CDS encoding carbohydrate ABC transporter permease, which yields MKAREFWLLFFPSLLVMGALLVLPLVRTVQWSFEQVRYGTPGTFVGLENFTDALTDPRFHKAVLFTVAVTIVTTAILLVFGYIIATGINRITTSRPLVLGIMLVSYVLPNLVGAVAFSWLFDDNFGGVVNRLIGFFGGSQVLWFTDQVPNAILVIANTVWHMLPFAMLIILAGLQGVPNELKEAAKIDGANGFQTHISVIIPTIRGVLGFVTLITIMDVLRMFDNLIPLSPQAQNIGNESIMLYVYSVAFADGAENLGLGSAINVLTIILILIMLIPFIRGIFKEAKAER from the coding sequence ATGAAGGCACGCGAATTCTGGCTGCTCTTCTTCCCGAGCCTGCTGGTGATGGGTGCACTCCTGGTGCTCCCCCTGGTGCGCACGGTGCAGTGGAGCTTCGAGCAGGTCCGATACGGCACACCCGGCACGTTCGTCGGGTTGGAGAACTTCACCGACGCGCTGACCGATCCGCGCTTCCACAAGGCGGTCCTCTTCACCGTGGCGGTCACCATCGTCACCACGGCCATCCTGCTGGTGTTCGGCTACATCATCGCCACCGGCATCAACCGCATCACCACCTCGCGCCCGCTCGTCCTCGGCATCATGCTCGTCTCGTACGTGCTGCCGAACCTCGTCGGCGCGGTCGCCTTCTCGTGGCTCTTCGACGACAACTTCGGCGGCGTCGTCAACCGGCTGATCGGATTCTTCGGCGGATCGCAGGTGCTCTGGTTCACCGATCAGGTGCCGAACGCGATCCTCGTGATCGCGAACACCGTCTGGCACATGCTCCCGTTCGCGATGCTCATCATCCTCGCGGGGCTGCAGGGCGTGCCGAACGAGCTCAAGGAAGCCGCCAAGATCGACGGCGCCAACGGGTTCCAGACGCACATCAGCGTCATCATCCCGACCATCCGCGGAGTGCTCGGCTTCGTCACGCTGATCACGATCATGGACGTGCTGCGCATGTTCGACAACCTGATCCCGCTGTCGCCCCAGGCGCAGAACATCGGGAACGAGTCGATCATGCTCTACGTCTACTCGGTGGCATTCGCCGACGGCGCCGAGAACCTCGGTCTCGGCAGCGCGATCAACGTGCTCACCATCATCCTGATCCTCATCATGCTGATCCCGTTCATCCGGGGCATCTTCAAGGAAGCGAAGGCCGAACGATGA
- a CDS encoding ABC transporter substrate-binding protein gives MGHTKHRALPVLALVAVGIVALTSCGAGSRTDNENSTTVSCDYTAPEGKTTVNVLAYNSSAIDPFTDTMVSSCSTDDVTLKHDPIDFGGQVTKTTATLAGETGTYDILETYGFVIPGFGEEELLVPLNDLWDKYGDDYGLGDISESMVEGMSYDGNIYAIPMQAQMFVMAYRTDIFEDLGLEAPTTFDEMIDAAEAIKAEGLMDYPIALPWLATADVTTGFEGAMNSLNADFVNAEGDVTLDTPEAQQALEAMLALKPYMDPQVTTFDQPKVQQQMFNGTAAMSIMFSGRMFDLTLESNSKLFENFGFAGAPKVSDDAEYSYNRLSIDGWSIPFNTKLDHDMLFQMMASAVSEDASKASVPAAYPAREGMVTEKNSPYGAAANDSIASAMPPIVSPIIADITNEIRPILVSVLNGQISVEDGMAQMQAAGEKIAG, from the coding sequence ATGGGACACACTAAGCATCGGGCACTGCCGGTTCTCGCACTCGTGGCTGTGGGCATCGTCGCCCTCACCAGCTGCGGCGCGGGCTCCCGCACCGACAATGAGAACTCGACGACGGTGTCGTGCGACTACACGGCACCCGAGGGCAAGACGACGGTCAACGTCCTCGCCTACAACTCCTCCGCGATCGACCCCTTCACCGACACGATGGTCTCGAGCTGCTCGACCGACGACGTGACGCTGAAGCACGACCCGATCGACTTCGGCGGCCAGGTGACCAAGACGACGGCGACGCTCGCCGGCGAGACGGGAACCTACGACATCCTCGAGACCTATGGCTTCGTCATCCCGGGCTTCGGCGAAGAGGAGCTCCTCGTTCCGCTGAATGACCTGTGGGACAAGTACGGCGACGACTACGGCCTCGGCGACATCAGCGAGTCCATGGTCGAGGGCATGTCGTACGACGGCAACATCTACGCGATTCCGATGCAGGCGCAGATGTTCGTGATGGCATACCGCACCGACATCTTCGAAGACCTCGGCCTCGAGGCTCCGACCACGTTCGACGAGATGATCGACGCTGCCGAGGCCATCAAGGCCGAGGGCCTCATGGACTACCCGATCGCGCTGCCGTGGCTCGCCACCGCCGACGTCACCACCGGCTTCGAGGGCGCGATGAACTCGCTCAACGCCGACTTCGTGAACGCCGAGGGCGACGTCACGCTCGACACCCCCGAGGCCCAGCAGGCCCTCGAGGCGATGCTCGCACTCAAGCCCTACATGGACCCGCAGGTCACGACCTTCGACCAGCCCAAGGTGCAGCAGCAGATGTTCAACGGCACGGCTGCCATGTCGATCATGTTCTCCGGCCGCATGTTCGACCTGACGCTCGAGTCGAACTCGAAGCTCTTCGAGAACTTCGGCTTCGCCGGAGCGCCGAAGGTCTCGGATGACGCGGAGTACTCGTACAACCGCCTCTCGATCGACGGCTGGTCGATCCCGTTCAACACGAAGCTCGACCACGACATGCTCTTCCAGATGATGGCATCCGCCGTCAGCGAGGACGCATCGAAGGCCTCCGTCCCCGCCGCCTACCCGGCGCGTGAAGGAATGGTCACGGAGAAGAACTCTCCGTACGGCGCCGCGGCGAACGACTCGATCGCCAGCGCCATGCCGCCGATCGTGTCGCCGATCATCGCCGACATCACCAACGAGATCCGGCCGATCCTGGTCTCGGTGCTGAACGGCCAGATCTCCGTCGAGGACGGAATGGCGCAGATGCAGGCCGCCGGCGAGAAGATCGCCGGCTGA
- a CDS encoding DUF6510 family protein, translating into MTHPDDNALESTSLDDTAGRGGALDGNVLAGVVGALFPFEPTTARGQCDTCDDIAVLAQAAVYAHPMGFVVRCRSCDGVLMVVVDRDGRVTSSQRGLRWLSAADAR; encoded by the coding sequence ATGACGCATCCGGATGACAATGCGCTCGAGAGCACGTCACTCGACGACACGGCTGGTCGCGGCGGGGCACTCGACGGCAACGTCCTCGCCGGCGTCGTCGGCGCCCTCTTCCCCTTCGAGCCCACCACGGCGCGGGGGCAGTGCGACACGTGCGACGACATCGCCGTGCTCGCACAGGCCGCGGTCTATGCCCACCCGATGGGGTTCGTCGTGCGCTGCCGCAGCTGCGACGGCGTGCTCATGGTCGTCGTCGATCGCGACGGTCGGGTCACGTCGAGCCAGCGCGGTCTGCGCTGGCTGAGCGCTGCGGACGCGCGCTGA